From a single Couchioplanes caeruleus genomic region:
- a CDS encoding glycoside hydrolase family 13 protein: MTSVIDRREGSAVAVPVSWWRDAVIYQIYPRSFADSDGDGMGDLPGIRGRLPYLRDLGVDAVWLSPFYASPQADAGYDVADYRTVDPVFGTLADAQGLIADAHDLGLRVIVDLVPNHSSDRHEWFRRALAEGPGSPFRDRYHFRPGRGAGGELPPNDWPSIFGGPAWTRTANPDGTPGEWYLHLFAPEQPDFDWDHPAVADEFRTILRFWLDLGVDGFRIDVAHGLVKAQGLPDLGVETQWHLLDVGVSPCFDRDGVHDIYRSWRRILDEYPGERIAVAEAWAPTLERVAAYVRPDELHQAFNFSYLGTGWNVADQRRMIDASLAAMRAVGAPATWTLSNHDVVRHTNRLLQADDGDVAGRRPTAVDPVAGLRRARAASLLLLALPGSAYLYQGEELGLPEVVDLPPEVRQDPAFHRAAGQDGYRDGCRVPIPWHGDRAPYGFGPDGGPSWLPQPPAWAQLSVAAQENAPGSTLSLYRAALAIRRSHPGLGAPDNLRWADAPADVLTFDRDGFRCTVNMGAAPVRVDRAGEVLLASGPIDAGPDAVVLPPDTAVWWSR; encoded by the coding sequence ATGACCTCAGTGATCGATCGGCGGGAGGGCTCCGCCGTCGCCGTGCCCGTCTCCTGGTGGCGGGACGCGGTCATCTACCAGATCTACCCGCGCAGCTTCGCCGACTCGGACGGCGACGGCATGGGCGACCTGCCGGGCATCCGCGGCCGGTTGCCGTACCTGCGGGACCTCGGCGTCGACGCCGTGTGGCTCTCGCCCTTCTACGCCTCCCCGCAGGCCGACGCCGGCTACGACGTCGCCGACTACCGGACGGTCGACCCGGTGTTCGGCACCCTCGCCGACGCGCAGGGGCTGATCGCCGACGCCCACGACCTCGGGCTGCGGGTCATCGTCGACCTCGTCCCCAACCACTCGTCCGACCGGCACGAGTGGTTCCGGCGCGCCCTCGCCGAGGGACCCGGCTCGCCGTTCCGCGACCGCTACCACTTCCGGCCCGGCCGGGGCGCCGGCGGCGAGCTGCCGCCCAACGACTGGCCGTCCATCTTCGGCGGACCCGCCTGGACCCGCACCGCGAACCCCGACGGCACGCCGGGCGAGTGGTACCTGCACCTGTTCGCCCCCGAGCAGCCCGACTTCGACTGGGACCACCCGGCGGTCGCCGACGAGTTCCGGACGATCCTGCGGTTCTGGCTCGATCTGGGCGTCGACGGCTTCCGCATCGACGTCGCGCACGGGCTGGTCAAGGCGCAGGGCCTGCCCGACCTCGGCGTCGAGACCCAGTGGCACCTGCTCGACGTCGGCGTCAGCCCCTGCTTCGACCGCGACGGGGTGCACGACATCTACCGCAGCTGGCGGCGCATCCTCGACGAGTACCCCGGCGAGCGCATCGCCGTCGCCGAGGCCTGGGCGCCGACGCTGGAGCGCGTCGCCGCGTACGTGCGCCCCGACGAGCTGCACCAGGCGTTCAACTTCAGCTACCTCGGCACCGGCTGGAACGTCGCGGACCAGCGCCGGATGATCGACGCCTCGCTGGCAGCGATGCGCGCGGTCGGCGCCCCCGCCACCTGGACGCTGTCCAACCACGACGTGGTCCGGCACACCAACCGCCTGCTGCAGGCCGACGACGGTGACGTCGCCGGCCGCCGCCCCACCGCCGTCGACCCGGTCGCCGGGCTGCGCCGGGCCCGCGCCGCCTCCCTGCTGCTGCTCGCGCTGCCCGGGTCGGCGTACCTCTACCAGGGCGAGGAGCTGGGTTTGCCCGAGGTCGTGGACCTGCCCCCGGAGGTACGCCAGGACCCGGCGTTCCACCGCGCCGCCGGCCAGGACGGTTACCGCGACGGCTGCCGCGTGCCGATACCGTGGCACGGCGACCGGGCCCCGTACGGCTTCGGTCCCGACGGCGGTCCCAGCTGGCTGCCGCAGCCGCCGGCCTGGGCGCAGCTCAGCGTGGCGGCGCAGGAGAACGCGCCCGGCTCCACGCTGTCGCTGTACCGGGCCGCCCTGGCGATCCGCCGCTCGCACCCGGGCCTCGGCGCGCCCGACAACCTGCGGTGGGCCGACGCCCCCGCGGACGTGCTGACGTTCGACCGCGACGGCTTCCGGTGCACGGTCAACATGGGCGCCGCGCCGGTCCGCGTCGACCGGGCCGGCGAGGTGCTGCTCGCCAGCGGGCCGATCGACGCCGGCCCGGACGCGGTCGTCCTGCCGCCGGACACCGCCGTCTGGTGGTCGCGCTGA
- a CDS encoding LacI family DNA-binding transcriptional regulator — translation MPSRRAGGKPTSSDVAAAAGVSRSAVSFAFNNPHRISAATRDRILAVAEEIGYTPNTLARMLQAGTTNSLGVLLPQRLARILENPYYARFLMGVGQICDQEGYTLLLSPPLQDSVLKAIPYAAVDGFVVCGLETDRGEVAELERRGIPFVLIDSDRYEGAPSVDVDDHAGAREVTRHLLELGHRRLAVLSMDPGPDAAERGYRGPLARRLAGIAEALAGAGLSMADVTLAEVPVTRTDGYRATRRMMEQDRPTAILALSDVLAYGAVDACQELGIDVPGRVSVTGFDDLAESAWFRPRLTTVRQPIVTKGRTAAGFLISAIRGEDQHPHQVLGTSLVVRDSTAAPM, via the coding sequence ATGCCGTCGAGACGGGCCGGCGGCAAGCCGACGTCCAGCGATGTCGCCGCCGCGGCCGGGGTCTCCCGGTCCGCGGTGTCGTTCGCGTTCAACAACCCGCACCGCATCTCCGCCGCGACCCGCGACCGCATCCTCGCGGTGGCCGAGGAGATCGGTTACACCCCCAACACGCTGGCGCGGATGCTGCAGGCGGGCACCACGAACTCGCTCGGCGTGCTGCTGCCGCAACGGCTGGCGCGGATCCTGGAGAACCCGTACTACGCCCGGTTCCTCATGGGTGTCGGGCAGATCTGCGACCAGGAGGGCTACACGCTGCTGCTCAGCCCGCCGCTGCAGGACTCGGTGCTCAAGGCCATCCCGTACGCGGCGGTCGACGGCTTCGTCGTGTGCGGGCTGGAGACCGACCGGGGCGAGGTGGCGGAGCTGGAGCGGCGCGGCATCCCGTTCGTGCTCATCGACAGCGACCGGTACGAGGGCGCGCCCAGCGTGGACGTCGACGACCACGCCGGCGCCCGCGAGGTCACCCGGCACCTGCTGGAGCTGGGGCACCGGCGGCTGGCCGTGCTCTCCATGGATCCCGGCCCGGACGCGGCCGAGCGCGGCTACCGGGGGCCGCTGGCGCGGCGCCTGGCCGGCATCGCCGAGGCACTGGCGGGCGCGGGGCTGAGCATGGCGGACGTGACGCTGGCCGAGGTGCCGGTGACCCGGACGGACGGCTACCGCGCGACCCGCCGGATGATGGAACAGGACCGGCCGACGGCGATCCTGGCGCTGTCCGACGTGCTCGCGTACGGCGCCGTCGACGCCTGTCAGGAGCTGGGCATCGACGTGCCCGGGCGGGTCTCGGTGACCGGCTTCGACGACCTCGCCGAGTCCGCGTGGTTCCGGCCGCGGCTGACCACCGTACGCCAGCCGATCGTGACCAAGGGCCGGACCGCCGCCGGCTTCCTCATCTCCGCGATCCGGGGCGAGGACCAGCACCCGCACCAGGTGCTCGGCACGTCGCTCGTGGTCAGAGATTCCACGGCCGCCCCCATGTAA
- a CDS encoding ATP-binding protein: protein MRRDRSVGRLLTRAFGLLVALIVVSGAAETTALIMQRRVVDELSSHVQPLELANAEMHSVLADAQRSLRGYLLTGDGQLLDTYYVARSSYALTGRKLRNLAQERETDRVNRQLQRADAWWVLAERQREAPPRSEAAAGYVTEGKRLFQEFAAENRAFDTDLAGRVADLQERSARLSVVTTVVVVVLTLLAAVTAALAAVHAAGRITRPLARVVSVIDRRRSGELDLRADASAGPTEIQAVAQAVNEMAERGDRIRRAEQDVARLRAQVRQLGYRIRAHLRVEDAIHEAVQGLAEIIGADHVLVRMAPGQTDVPPLVSLHDEHVGGVLKELADCDVGWLSHGDVWATDDPTAAGDVQPTEAERRAWAAVGDGPVLTVAVSGGDERIGALTLIRDGGPGWTPVDIRLVENIAVDLGRGVHHARLYEREQHLVARLQELDTAKNDFMSTVSHELRTPLTSIAGYVELLLDAEAGELGPAQQRMLQVIGRNTRRLRELIEDMLILSKIESGAFRTSRAPVDLVVVAEQALAAIAPAAAKATVELRTEMERPLELSADAEQVDRVLMNLLSNAVKFTPAGGTVTLAARRADDEVVLVVADTGIGIPAGEQQSLFGRFFRASNAIREAIPGTGLGLAIVRTIVDNHGGRIEVASTAGEGTTVTVRLPVQ, encoded by the coding sequence ATGCGCCGGGACCGGTCCGTCGGCCGCCTGCTCACCCGCGCGTTCGGCCTGCTGGTCGCGCTGATCGTGGTCTCCGGGGCGGCCGAGACGACCGCCCTGATCATGCAGCGCCGGGTGGTGGACGAGCTGTCGTCGCACGTGCAGCCGCTCGAGCTGGCCAACGCGGAGATGCACAGCGTGCTGGCCGACGCCCAGCGCAGCCTGCGGGGGTACCTGCTCACCGGCGACGGGCAGCTGCTCGACACGTACTACGTCGCGCGCAGCTCGTACGCGCTGACCGGCCGGAAGCTGCGCAACCTCGCGCAGGAGCGGGAGACCGACCGGGTGAACCGTCAGCTGCAACGGGCCGACGCGTGGTGGGTGCTGGCCGAGCGGCAGCGCGAGGCCCCGCCGCGCAGCGAGGCCGCGGCCGGGTACGTGACCGAGGGCAAGCGGCTGTTCCAGGAGTTCGCCGCCGAGAACCGGGCGTTCGACACGGACCTGGCCGGCCGGGTGGCCGACCTGCAGGAGCGCAGCGCCCGGCTGAGCGTGGTGACGACGGTCGTGGTGGTGGTGCTGACGCTGCTGGCGGCCGTCACCGCCGCGCTGGCCGCCGTGCATGCGGCCGGGCGCATCACCCGGCCGCTGGCGCGGGTCGTCTCGGTCATCGACCGGCGCCGCTCCGGTGAGCTGGACCTGCGCGCCGACGCGAGCGCGGGTCCGACCGAGATCCAGGCCGTCGCGCAGGCCGTCAACGAGATGGCCGAGCGGGGCGACCGGATCCGCCGCGCCGAGCAGGACGTGGCCCGGTTGCGCGCGCAGGTGCGGCAGCTCGGCTACCGGATCCGCGCGCACCTCAGGGTGGAGGACGCGATCCACGAGGCCGTACAGGGCCTGGCGGAGATCATCGGTGCCGACCACGTACTGGTCCGCATGGCGCCCGGGCAGACCGACGTGCCGCCGCTGGTCAGCCTGCACGACGAGCACGTCGGCGGGGTGCTCAAGGAGCTCGCGGACTGCGACGTCGGCTGGCTCAGCCACGGCGACGTGTGGGCCACCGACGACCCGACGGCCGCCGGGGACGTCCAGCCGACCGAGGCCGAGCGTCGCGCCTGGGCGGCGGTCGGCGACGGCCCGGTGCTCACCGTCGCGGTCAGCGGGGGCGACGAACGCATCGGGGCGCTCACGCTGATCCGGGACGGCGGGCCGGGCTGGACCCCGGTGGACATCCGGCTGGTCGAGAACATCGCCGTGGACCTGGGCCGCGGGGTGCACCACGCCCGGCTGTACGAGCGCGAGCAGCACCTCGTGGCCCGGCTGCAGGAGCTGGACACCGCCAAGAACGACTTCATGTCGACGGTCTCGCACGAGCTGCGTACGCCGCTGACCAGCATCGCGGGCTACGTGGAGCTGCTGCTGGACGCCGAGGCCGGCGAGCTCGGGCCGGCGCAGCAACGGATGCTGCAGGTGATCGGGCGCAACACCCGCCGGCTGCGCGAGCTCATCGAGGACATGCTGATCCTGTCGAAGATCGAGTCGGGCGCCTTCCGGACCTCGCGCGCGCCGGTCGACCTGGTGGTCGTCGCGGAGCAGGCCCTGGCCGCGATCGCCCCAGCGGCGGCGAAGGCCACGGTGGAGCTGCGGACGGAGATGGAGCGGCCGCTGGAGCTGTCGGCGGACGCGGAGCAGGTCGACCGGGTCCTGATGAACCTGCTCTCCAACGCCGTGAAGTTCACCCCGGCCGGCGGGACCGTCACGCTCGCGGCCCGCCGGGCGGACGACGAGGTGGTGCTCGTGGTGGCCGACACCGGGATCGGCATCCCGGCCGGCGAGCAGCAGTCATTGTTCGGCCGCTTCTTCCGCGCGAGCAACGCGATCCGCGAGGCCATCCCCGGAACGGGCCTCGGCCTGGCGATCGTGCGGACCATCGTGGACAACCACGGCGGGCGCATCGAGGTGGCGTCCACCGCGGGCGAGGGCACCACGGTCACGGTCCGGCTGCCCGTGCAGTAG
- a CDS encoding response regulator transcription factor — MTVVLVADDDADIRDLVAFKLEQAGLEVVAVEDGQAALEQARARRPALAVLDVSMPGLSGIDVCRMLRADPATAGMLIIMLTARVQEQDVEGGFSAGADDYVTKPFSPRELVSRIQALLSRARA; from the coding sequence GTGACGGTGGTCCTGGTCGCCGACGACGACGCCGACATCCGTGACCTGGTTGCGTTCAAGCTCGAACAGGCCGGGCTCGAGGTGGTCGCGGTCGAGGACGGGCAGGCCGCCCTCGAGCAGGCCCGCGCGCGCCGGCCCGCGCTCGCCGTGCTCGACGTCTCCATGCCCGGGCTGTCCGGCATCGACGTGTGCCGGATGCTGCGGGCCGACCCGGCCACCGCCGGCATGCTGATCATCATGCTCACCGCCCGGGTGCAGGAGCAGGACGTCGAGGGCGGCTTCAGCGCGGGCGCCGACGACTACGTGACCAAGCCGTTCAGCCCGCGGGAGCTGGTGTCGCGGATCCAGGCGCTGCTCAGCCGGGCCCGGGCCTGA
- a CDS encoding anthranilate synthase family protein, translated as MKPFALLHRDGADHVEILHGDVVTVATLADIPLRAGAGPQTLALVPYRQVAERGFACVDDAAPLECLRIASCETVPVADMVAALPTTPLRLRDAGFDISDEAYGEVVGDVLRDEIGHGEGANFVIHRVFEATVDGDPVEAARAAFRNLLTGERGAYWTFLVHTGTRTLVGATPERHVSVDDGLTMMNPISGTFRHDGTRDLAGFLADRKETEELYMVLDEELKMMAAVAEQGGQVVGPYLKQMAHLTHTEYLLAGRGTLDVRDVLRETMFAPTVTGSPIENACRVIARHERRGRGYYAGVLALLGHDDEGRQTLDAPILIRTAEISPAGALRVPVGATLVRHSTAAGEVAETHTKAAGVLAALGASPARPAPVRPEHTGPEIEAALAARNDGLARFWLDQRHPGALTVPALDGRSAVIVDAEDTFTAMLAHQLRALGLRVSVVPWTVTAVPDADLVIAGPGPGDPASADPKMVLLRGLVADRLAARRPVLGVCLGHQILCAALGLRLHRRDAPYQGVARDIDLFGTTRRVGFYSSFTALAAPVEGVQIAADADGTVHAVRGPGFAGVQFHPESVLSADGVSVLAELLPPLLDPVISPAMRG; from the coding sequence ATGAAACCGTTCGCCCTGCTCCACCGCGACGGCGCCGACCACGTCGAGATCCTGCACGGCGACGTCGTCACCGTCGCGACGCTCGCCGACATCCCGCTCCGGGCCGGCGCCGGTCCGCAGACCCTGGCGCTGGTCCCGTACCGGCAGGTCGCCGAGCGCGGCTTCGCCTGCGTCGACGACGCCGCGCCGCTGGAATGCCTGCGGATCGCCTCCTGCGAGACCGTGCCGGTCGCCGACATGGTCGCCGCGCTGCCCACCACGCCGCTGCGGCTGCGCGACGCGGGCTTCGACATCTCGGACGAGGCGTACGGCGAGGTCGTCGGTGACGTGCTGCGCGACGAGATCGGCCACGGGGAGGGCGCCAACTTCGTCATCCACCGCGTCTTCGAGGCCACCGTCGACGGCGACCCGGTCGAGGCGGCACGCGCGGCGTTCCGCAACCTGCTCACCGGCGAGCGCGGGGCGTACTGGACGTTCCTCGTGCACACCGGCACCCGTACGCTCGTCGGCGCCACCCCGGAACGGCACGTCAGCGTCGACGACGGGCTCACCATGATGAACCCGATCAGCGGCACGTTCCGCCACGACGGCACCCGCGACCTCGCCGGCTTCCTCGCCGACCGCAAGGAGACCGAGGAGCTGTACATGGTGCTCGACGAGGAGCTCAAGATGATGGCCGCGGTCGCCGAGCAGGGCGGGCAGGTCGTCGGGCCGTACCTCAAGCAGATGGCCCACCTGACCCACACCGAGTACCTGCTCGCCGGGCGCGGCACCCTGGACGTGCGCGACGTGCTGCGCGAGACGATGTTCGCGCCCACCGTGACCGGCAGCCCGATCGAGAACGCCTGCCGGGTCATCGCCCGCCACGAACGCCGCGGCCGCGGGTACTACGCCGGGGTGCTCGCCCTGCTCGGCCACGACGACGAGGGGCGGCAGACGCTGGACGCGCCGATCCTCATCCGGACCGCCGAGATCTCCCCCGCCGGCGCGCTGCGGGTGCCGGTCGGGGCGACGCTGGTGCGGCACTCGACCGCCGCGGGCGAGGTCGCGGAGACCCACACCAAGGCGGCGGGCGTGCTGGCCGCGCTGGGCGCGTCCCCGGCCCGGCCGGCACCCGTACGCCCCGAGCACACCGGACCGGAGATCGAGGCCGCCCTCGCCGCCCGCAACGACGGCCTCGCCCGGTTCTGGCTCGACCAGCGCCACCCCGGCGCCCTGACCGTGCCGGCGCTCGACGGGCGCAGCGCGGTCATCGTGGACGCGGAGGACACCTTCACTGCCATGCTGGCGCACCAGCTGCGCGCCCTCGGCCTGCGGGTGAGCGTGGTGCCGTGGACGGTGACCGCCGTGCCGGACGCCGACCTCGTGATCGCGGGGCCCGGCCCGGGCGACCCGGCGTCCGCCGATCCGAAGATGGTGCTGCTGCGCGGGCTGGTCGCCGACCGCCTCGCCGCGCGCCGGCCGGTGCTGGGCGTGTGCCTCGGCCATCAGATCCTGTGCGCGGCCCTGGGACTGCGCCTGCACCGCCGGGACGCGCCGTACCAGGGCGTGGCGCGCGACATCGACCTGTTCGGCACGACGCGGCGGGTCGGCTTCTACTCCAGCTTCACCGCGCTGGCCGCCCCGGTCGAGGGCGTGCAGATCGCCGCCGACGCCGACGGCACCGTCCACGCCGTACGCGGGCCGGGCTTCGCGGGGGTGCAGTTCCACCCGGAATCGGTGCTCAGCGCGGACGGCGTCAGCGTCCTCGCCGAACTTCTCCCGCCTCTTCTGGATCCGGTGATTAGTCCGGCAATGAGGGGGTAG
- a CDS encoding reverse transcriptase family protein gives MSTALADAFLASRWHPALLERTGRRVLGSRPPWLPVAVAAVLRAYRNPPADRPRELAAFLAALPGPRGWPLVSRHRIRVRLATAVRVVRLRWDTPRIDDLAALADFLGLDGDELDWYADRKEINRHARDERLRHYRYTWLGRRLIEAPKPRLRAVQRRLLDDVLGRLPVHRAAHGFVPGRGPHTFAAAHAGQPVVVRLDLAAFFSTVTAGRVYGLLRTAGYPEPVAHTLTALLTTRTPAAVLRNAPDWHTATLLRRPHLPQGAPTSPALANLLAYRLDRRLTGLAARFGAAYTRYADDLAFSGPLTGGAAGRLVAAATTVVTAEGFRVHPGKTRIRGRADRQLLTGLVVNDRPAVPRAEYDHLRAVLHDAARNGPAADREGRADFAAYLRGRVAWVSHAHPSRAAKLHRLLAAALAGIPG, from the coding sequence GTGTCCACCGCGCTGGCCGACGCCTTCCTCGCCTCCCGCTGGCACCCCGCCCTCCTCGAGCGCACGGGACGCCGGGTGCTCGGCTCCCGGCCGCCGTGGCTGCCGGTCGCGGTGGCCGCCGTGCTGCGGGCGTACCGGAATCCCCCGGCGGACCGGCCCCGCGAGCTCGCCGCCTTCCTCGCCGCCCTGCCCGGCCCTCGCGGGTGGCCTCTGGTCTCCCGGCACCGGATCCGGGTCCGCCTCGCGACCGCGGTCCGGGTCGTGCGCCTGCGCTGGGACACGCCGCGCATCGACGACCTCGCCGCGCTCGCCGACTTCCTCGGGCTCGACGGCGACGAGCTCGACTGGTACGCCGACCGCAAGGAGATCAACCGGCACGCCCGCGACGAGCGGCTGCGCCACTACCGGTACACCTGGCTGGGTCGCCGGCTCATCGAGGCGCCGAAACCCCGCCTGCGGGCGGTGCAGCGGCGCCTGCTCGACGACGTGCTCGGCCGGTTGCCGGTGCACCGCGCCGCGCACGGGTTCGTCCCCGGCCGCGGCCCGCACACGTTCGCCGCCGCCCACGCCGGGCAGCCGGTCGTCGTACGCCTCGACCTCGCCGCGTTCTTCAGCACCGTCACCGCCGGCCGGGTGTACGGGCTGCTGCGCACCGCCGGCTACCCCGAACCCGTCGCGCACACGCTGACGGCGCTGCTCACCACCCGTACGCCCGCCGCCGTCCTGCGCAACGCCCCGGACTGGCACACCGCCACCCTGCTGCGCCGCCCGCACCTGCCGCAGGGCGCGCCCACCTCACCGGCGCTGGCGAACCTGCTCGCGTACCGGCTGGACCGCAGGCTCACCGGCCTGGCCGCGCGCTTCGGCGCCGCCTACACCCGGTACGCCGACGACCTGGCGTTCTCCGGGCCGCTGACCGGCGGCGCGGCCGGGCGGCTCGTGGCGGCGGCGACCACTGTGGTCACCGCGGAGGGGTTCCGGGTCCATCCGGGCAAGACCCGCATCCGGGGCCGCGCCGACCGGCAGCTGCTCACCGGCCTGGTCGTCAACGACCGCCCGGCCGTGCCCCGCGCCGAGTACGACCACCTGCGTGCCGTCCTGCACGACGCCGCCCGCAACGGGCCGGCCGCCGACCGGGAGGGGCGTGCCGACTTCGCCGCGTACCTGAGGGGCCGCGTCGCCTGGGTCTCGCACGCCCACCCGTCGCGGGCCGCGAAGCTGCACCGCCTGCTCGCCGCCGCGCTGGCCGGCATCCCCGGCTGA
- a CDS encoding LacI family DNA-binding transcriptional regulator, translated as MPRQRVATIRDVAALAGVSVGTASKALNGRGSLRADTVARVRRAAEQLDFRPNAAARSLHAGRTYTVGMITTDIIGRFSIPLLIGVEGTLGAGQISVLLCDARDDAIREQHHLRVLLSRRVDGVVVTGRRAGSRPSVSTGLGVPVVYAFLASDDPGDCSVVPDEEAGSRLAADHLLTVGRRRIAHVTGPEHHHSARVRAHALTARLAEAGLEPPVPPLYGEWSEAWGRQAAGILLARGAEVDAVHCGSDQIARGLTDALREAGRRVPEDVAVTGFDNWDVMTTASRPPLTSVDMDLEGLGRAAAELLLRAIDGDPRPGLHRHPAQLVIRGSTVPA; from the coding sequence ATGCCCCGCCAGCGCGTCGCCACCATCCGTGACGTCGCCGCGCTGGCCGGCGTCTCGGTGGGCACCGCGTCGAAGGCGCTCAACGGCCGCGGATCGCTGCGCGCCGACACCGTCGCCCGGGTCCGCCGGGCCGCCGAGCAGCTGGACTTCCGGCCCAACGCCGCCGCGCGCAGCCTGCACGCCGGGCGGACCTACACCGTCGGCATGATCACCACCGACATCATCGGCCGGTTCAGCATCCCGCTGCTCATCGGCGTGGAGGGCACGCTGGGCGCCGGGCAGATCTCGGTGCTGCTCTGCGACGCCCGCGACGACGCCATCCGCGAGCAGCACCACCTGCGCGTCCTGCTCAGCCGCCGGGTCGACGGCGTCGTCGTGACCGGCCGCCGCGCCGGCAGCCGGCCGAGCGTCAGCACCGGGCTCGGCGTCCCGGTCGTGTACGCGTTCCTCGCCTCCGACGACCCCGGCGACTGCTCGGTGGTGCCCGACGAGGAGGCCGGCTCCCGGCTCGCCGCCGACCACCTGCTCACCGTGGGCCGTCGCCGCATCGCCCACGTGACCGGCCCGGAGCACCACCATTCGGCCCGCGTCCGCGCCCACGCCCTGACGGCCCGCCTCGCCGAGGCCGGCCTCGAACCGCCCGTCCCGCCCCTGTACGGCGAATGGAGCGAGGCCTGGGGCCGTCAGGCCGCCGGCATCCTGCTCGCCCGGGGCGCCGAGGTGGACGCGGTGCACTGCGGCAGCGACCAGATCGCCCGCGGCCTCACCGACGCGCTGCGCGAGGCGGGCCGACGGGTCCCGGAGGACGTCGCGGTCACCGGCTTCGACAACTGGGACGTCATGACCACGGCCAGCCGCCCGCCGCTGACCAGCGTCGACATGGACCTGGAGGGGCTGGGCCGGGCCGCCGCGGAGCTGCTCCTGCGGGCCATCGACGGCGACCCGAGGCCGGGGCTGCACCGGCACCCGGCGCAGCTGGTCATCCGCGGCTCGACCGTCCCGGCCTGA
- a CDS encoding poly-gamma-glutamate hydrolase family protein, protein MGAISRRQALVALGGSAAMLGLLEARPRPAAAADEYGSNTELYAAETEGVDFGRRFRRHAAFDDSQAVATALPETLVLALHGGGIEPGTSELCLAVAGYHPATMAGAAPLHDYWMFEGLRSQGNAELHVTATHCDDPVAELLAAGARRAVSLHGCTPAQAGLPSDDDPGVVVGGRDTALKGRLTATIAAAGLTVTVGGREVPVAVVDGATRPLLGGDDPANIVNRTYGGGGAQLELTTPLRAAMFGTNTAAQRKNTTTPLFWNFVAAVREALA, encoded by the coding sequence ATGGGTGCGATCTCACGACGGCAGGCGCTGGTGGCGCTGGGCGGTTCGGCGGCGATGCTCGGACTGCTCGAGGCGCGGCCGCGACCGGCCGCGGCGGCGGACGAGTACGGGTCGAACACCGAGCTCTACGCGGCGGAGACCGAGGGCGTCGACTTCGGCCGGCGCTTCCGGCGGCATGCCGCGTTCGACGACAGCCAGGCCGTTGCGACGGCGCTGCCCGAGACGCTCGTGCTGGCGCTGCACGGTGGCGGTATCGAGCCGGGCACCTCGGAGCTGTGCCTGGCCGTCGCGGGCTACCACCCGGCGACGATGGCCGGCGCGGCCCCGCTGCACGACTACTGGATGTTCGAGGGCCTGCGCTCGCAGGGCAACGCCGAGCTGCACGTCACCGCGACCCACTGCGACGACCCGGTCGCCGAGCTGCTGGCGGCCGGCGCGCGGCGGGCGGTTTCCCTGCACGGGTGTACGCCCGCGCAGGCCGGCCTGCCCTCCGACGACGATCCGGGCGTGGTGGTCGGCGGCCGGGACACCGCGCTGAAGGGCCGGCTGACGGCCACGATCGCGGCGGCCGGGCTGACGGTGACCGTCGGCGGCCGGGAGGTGCCGGTCGCGGTCGTCGACGGCGCCACCCGGCCCCTGCTCGGCGGCGACGACCCGGCCAACATCGTGAACCGCACGTACGGCGGGGGCGGCGCCCAGCTGGAGCTGACGACGCCGCTGCGCGCCGCGATGTTCGGCACCAACACCGCCGCGCAGCGCAAGAACACGACCACGCCGCTGTTCTGGAACTTCGTGGCGGCTGTCCGGGAGGCACTCGCCTGA
- a CDS encoding VOC family protein, protein MAIFRTPQIVLFSEDLPRAVTFYAGLGFEEVFRAPAEGEPIHVDLVLDGYRIGIASGASTRDDHGLDPLTEGQRAAVILWTDDTAAAYEELVRKGAPAVAAPHRWLDRLLIAWTADPDGNPIQIVQSL, encoded by the coding sequence ATGGCGATCTTCCGTACGCCGCAGATCGTGCTGTTCAGCGAGGACCTGCCGCGCGCCGTGACGTTCTACGCCGGGCTCGGCTTCGAGGAGGTGTTCCGTGCCCCGGCCGAGGGCGAGCCGATCCACGTCGACCTCGTCCTCGACGGCTACCGCATCGGCATCGCGTCGGGCGCCTCCACCCGCGACGACCACGGCCTCGACCCGCTCACCGAGGGCCAGCGCGCCGCGGTGATCCTGTGGACGGACGACACCGCGGCCGCGTACGAGGAATTGGTGCGAAAGGGCGCCCCCGCGGTGGCCGCACCGCATCGCTGGCTCGACCGGCTGCTGATCGCGTGGACCGCCGACCCCGACGGCAACCCGATCCAGATCGTCCAGTCGCTGTGA